The Gloeobacter violaceus PCC 7421 DNA window GCCTACCGGAACGAGCAGCAGAGTGCCCGGGCGGTTGACGCACCAGGTGTTGTGCCCTTCCATGTAGGGCTCGGCGGCCCGCAGGTGCAGGCGGCCGGCCGCGATCTTGCGGATGCGGCTTCTGTGAATCTCCAGAATCGCGTCTAGATCCACTTCAGTGATATCGCTGCTGTGCTCGGTGGTACCGAGGGAGAAGCGCCGGGCGCGGCGGCCAAATAGCGCTTCAAACAGCGGAAATTCGAGGGCTGTCTTGAGGCCGGGCAGATACGCGGCCGTTTCCCGATTCGGGGGGGATGCGATCATGGATTCCTCCTAGGCACAGGCAAAGGTTGGATCGGCGGACACCAAAGCTCAACCGACGGCCACCGGCTCGGCGACAGTGTTGTCGACAATGACCGGGCTTTCGAAGTAGAACACCGACGGCTCAGAACCGTACTGCTCGGCGATCTGGCGCAGCAGGCCGCCTGCATAAAAGCGCTCGGCCGCCTGACGCGACTCCCACAGGTAGACCCCGCCGCCGGTCGTGCCGTCTTCGGAGAGCAAAAAGTACTTGCGCACCAATCCCGGCACGCCGCGAAACTGCCCCGCCACCTGGGCAAAGAGGTCTTTGACCTCCGCGCGGGTTAGCGCTCTGGGTAGCGAAAACTGAACGATAGCCGTGATCATGGCCAGGCTCCAAAAAGAAACGATCCAGCGTGAAAATCAGCCGACAGAGACCACCCTTCGAATGGGTGGTCCGACACGTTCGCAAACGCTTGGTTTTTGTGGAGACTTTGTCGAAAAAAGTGCTTTGACAGCATTTCGAACGTGTGCGATCTATGCTCCACCTTCCGGTCTAGAGATTCAAGACTCCCGATACGGCAAAGGATTGAGCGCACGGCTTCACAGGGTGCTCCTTGGGTGAGTACGCCGCAGGTAGCCGAACGGATCGCAGCCGACAAAAGGGCATTTCCCCACAGCCGATCTGCTGCATGGGGTGGTTCGTAGTTTAAGCAGAGGCCAGACCGCTGCGGATTGCGCCGGAGATGCTTGGGGCTCGGTAATCGACTTTTTTGGCAGTGACGAGGAGTAACGGAACGACCGAACGGGTTGCAATCTCGGCGGAGAGGAAGTTTCCTCTCCGCTTTTGTGCTGTGTGGGCCAGTGCCCTTGCGCTTCGGCGCAATGTTCGCCAGTAGGGTGGGTCTGTCGCCATCGGCGGTTCGTAATCTTCTTCAGATGACAGTTGGGTCCAGTCACTTACTGCAATCAAAAGGAGAAAACGATGGAATGGCTAGATAACGCTCTGGACTCTGCCGAGCGCCTGGGTAACAAAGCCCTCGACAGCGTCACGCACTCGGCAAGAGCCATTGAAGATGAAATTGATTCCGACCACGACGGCAGCTTGATCGACAACTTCGTTCCGGATCTGGTCGGCAAGATTCCTGTGGTCGGTGAATTTGCCAAGGGAGCCCTGGAGCCGGTCGCCGAGGAACTGGGGGATATGACCACCGACATCCTGGGCACCCGCAATCAGGGTTTGTTTAGCGAAGAAGGCTCCTTCGACGCCGAAAAGTGTGAGGACGAGGACTACAAAGGCGACGGCCACTTCGATGGGTTCGGCCAGGCCATCAACGAAGAATTCGGAATCGGCGAAAACAACCCGGCCGATTTGCTCATCGGCTTCGGAGCTGCGACCACCCCGCTGGGTATCCTCAACCCGGGTCCCATCGCTCTGGGCATGGTCGCGAACGAATTGCGCGGTCGTGAAGATCCTTTCGAGCAGGACGGCAGCGACAGTTCGGGCATCTGGGCGGGCGAAGCCGAAGGGGGCGGGTCGCTCCCCGGCGCAGACGACGGTGCCTACGCATCGGATGAGACCGGCGCAGACTGGGGCGCGGGGGATTTTGTCGAAGAATACGACAACGGCCTGGTGCCGGAGGACGAGTACTAAACTTCGCCCCCGAAGCCGCGTCGGCCCATTTTTTTGCTTGTTGGTCGGTATCGACGGCGCCGGTTTCAACCGCCGGCGCCGTTTTTTCTCGTCGCAAGCCGAGGGCGGATCCATCGGATAACCGACGGCCCTCTGCGAAGGCCATAGGTGTCG harbors:
- a CDS encoding YdhR family protein, whose protein sequence is MITAIVQFSLPRALTRAEVKDLFAQVAGQFRGVPGLVRKYFLLSEDGTTGGGVYLWESRQAAERFYAGGLLRQIAEQYGSEPSVFYFESPVIVDNTVAEPVAVG